The window TCACGAAATCGGGGAAATATTCGCCCTTTGACTCGTTATGTTTATGCTTCTCCATCAGTACGCCGGAATAACGCCTGTTATAGAACAGTTCCTGCCACTGGCGAACCATCCCGAGGTACGAGTTATTCAGGATAACCACCTTCACATTGAGGTCGTGTGAGATCGCGGTGCCGAGCTCCTGGATATTCATCTGGATAGAACCGTCCCCGGCGATATCGATGACCAGTTTATCGCGGAAGGCCGCCTGCGCGCCGATAGCAGCGGGTAAGCCGTATCCCATAGTGCCCAATCCGCCCGACGTCAGCAGGGTGCGCGTTTTCTTGAATTCGTAGAACTGCGCCGCCCACATCTGGTTCTGCCCCACTTCGGTGGATATGATGAGGTCGCCCTTTGTCATCTTCGACAACTGCTCGATTACATCCTGCGGCTTGATAACGTTTTCCACCTTCTGGTATCCGAGGGGGTTCTTATTCTTCCACTCGGCGACCTGCTCGATCCATTGCGAAATTTTCGCGGGTTTGATCAGTTTATTGAATTCGGACAATACTTCCTTAACATCGCCGACAATCGGGATATCCACGATTACGTTTTTACTGATCGAGGTGGGATCGATGTCGACATGAATGATCTTCGCGTTCGGGGCGAACTCGCTCAGTTTCCCGGTGACACGGTCGTCGAAACGGGAGCCGATCGCGATAATAAGGTCGGAGTGCGAGATCGAAAGGTTCGCGTAGACAGTGCCGTGCATACCCAGCATGCCGAGGTACTGCGGGTCGGAATAATCCGCGGGATATCCGCCCAGCCCGGTGAGGGTCGCGGTGACCGGGATACCGGACTTTTTCACGAACTCGGTCAGCTCCTTGGATGCGCCGCCGAGAATAACACCTCCGCCGAAATAGATGATCGGACGCTGGGATTCCTCGATCAATGCGAGAGCTTTTTTTATCTGCCCGAGATGCACTTTTACTTTAGGTTTATAAGTCCTCATTTCGACTGTTTCGGGATAAACGAAATTCGCCTTAGCGGTCTGGACGTCCTTCGGGATATCGACCAGAACCGGACCGGGACGCCCGGTGCGCGCGATATAGAACGCCTTCTTGATAGTGGCGGCGAGGTCGCGGATATCCTTCACGAGGAAGTTATGCTTCGTGATGGGGCGGGTGATGCCGGTGATATCGGCTTCCTGGAACGCGTCGCTGCCGATCATCGATGTGGGAACCTGTCCGGTAATGGCCACCATCGGGATGGAGTCCATATACGCGGTGGCGATACCGGTGACCAGGTTGGTTGCGCCGGGTCCGCTGGTCGCGAGACATACGCCTACGTCTCCGGTCGCGCGGGAATACCCGTCGGCCGCATGCGCCGCGCCCTGCTCGTGCCGTACATGTATCAGTTCGAGAGTTTTTTCATCATACAACGCGTCGAAAATAGGGATGACCTGTCCCCCGGGATACCCGAAGATGACTTTCACGCCCTCCTTTTTGAGCGACTCCATTAAAATTTTAGATCCGGTCAGTTCCACACTGTACCTCCATCGGAAAAATTTGCAGGCTTATATTATTATGCAAAAAGGCGGAAGTGTCAAAAATAAGATACGGATTCGCCGGAAAAAACGCAATTTTTTTTGAAATACCGGAATTTTATCGAATTAATGAGATTCATTGAGATTCCGGAGACAGTATGCTATATTATTAATGTTAAATTAGTTAGGAATAAAGGAGGGTCTGATGTTATCGAAGCTCAGATGGTTAGGGACACTTCCCGTGATGTTGGCGGTGATGGGACTTGCGGCGTGTGAGATTACCATCAAGTTCGCGCCATCCGTCAGTATCGCGAGCCCCGACGCGTATGAGGCAGTGGCGGATAATTTCCTGCTTGCCGGGACTGTCAGCGACGGAGGCGGGAGTGTCGACGGGGTTTACGTGAAGGTCGGGTCGTCCGGTACATGGGTGGTCGTGCCCGGAACCGAGAATCTCGCCTCCGCATCGGATCTGTCATGGTCGTACAATGTCCCGTTAAGCAGTGTTTCTGATAACAGTTATTTTACAGTGTATGTTAAAGGTGTTTCGGGCAGTCTGGATTCGTTTATAAAAAGCCGCACTTATTGGAAGGGCGGCGCGTTCGATGAAAACGAACCGAACGATTCCTACTATTTTGCGGATACGTTGACAGCGGGTGCGGCGGTATTCTCCGGGCAGATTCAGCCTTCCGGCGACGAGGACTGGTACAAGGTATATTTATTGAACGGGGTCAGCTATACTATTGAAACTTCCAGTCTCTCGGCGGGGTCTGACGTCGATACTTATATTTATTTGTATGGCACGGATCATTATACTATCAAGGATTATGATAACGATAGCGGGGCGGGAACATTCTCACTGGTACCCTTCATTCCTTCCGCCAGCGGGACATATTACATTCAGGTAAAAGCTAACACATCGGGTACGGCGTTATCGGGGACATACTATATTAGGGTTTACTAAAAAGTGGGAATTTTATCGCTATGTGAACTTTTTTCCATAATATAGTTGAATTATCTGAAAATTGAGTTACAATATAGTATATCAGTTATAGGAGGATACAATGAAACGATTTTTGTTATTGGGTGTGGCAGCCGTACTTTTCATGGGATGTACGATAACGTTCGATACCGGGAATAATGATACCAATAATAATCCCGCTCTTGTAGTGACTGTGACCAGTCCTACGAATAATTCCGTATTTCTTACAAACGGTTTTCTGATGTCCGGTACGGTTACAGGAGGAGAAGTTAATATCGCAGGTGTTTATGTTAAGGTGATGGGCGGTTCCTATACGTATGTTTCAGGTACTTCTAATCTTATAGCGGCAACCGCGCAGGCTTGGAATTATAATATTGCCGGCGCGCCTACGGGAACGGTGGCTATCTATATTAAGGCTGTGGATATGATGGGTAACACTTCAGCCGAATTGACACGTACTGTCTATATCGGTTCGGGCGGGACTTTGGCTCCGACGCTCTCAATCACTTCTCCCGCGAATTTTACCTACTTTGAAGTTTCTGACGGTACGATTCCTTTGATCGGTACGGTACAGGATGACGGCGCGTTGGATTATGTATATGCGAGATGGGGTGCAAGCAGTACGGGTGTTTATGCGGGAGTCAGCGGAACACATCTCATTTCTCCAGCAGTTGCGACCGCGTGGACAAATAGTTTTAATATCAGTTCGTATTCCGGCGGTTCGAAGATGATGTGGGCCTACGCTAAAGACCTGAGCGGGATGCATTCCTCGACAAACGGCGTCATGGTGTATCTTCTTGACGAGGAAGAGCCTAATAATGGTAATACTATAGCTGATTTGATGCCCAGCGATGCGACTTGGTTCTATGCCCGAACGGGTGTAGCTAATGATGTGGATTGGTTTAAATTTAATGTTCCGACAACCGGTTTCTATATTATGATGACTACAAATGCTGATATGGGAACCCCATTGGATACAACAATGGTAATTTATGATCAGAATGGGACAACTATACTTGACCAGAATGATGATGCGTACCCTGGAAATACCTATTCATGGTTGAATCATAATTTTACATCGACTGGAGATTACTATATTAGTATAGCGCGATATGATACGAATGGTATCGGCGATTACGCGGTAGTAGTCTATAAACCATAAAAAAGTAATTCATACAAAGACCCCGCCGGAAGACGGGGTCTTTTTTTATTCCGGAACTGATCTTTTATCGCCGGCATTATGGAACGAAATATTTCTGCCGTTACCGGTCTCTATTCTATCAGAATAGAAAATCGACGTATACCCCGAGGTGATTGATAATAAAACCGCCGCGTTTAGCGAGCATCGATTTCAACTCGTCCACCTTCAGCGACGTGCGTTCCCCAGCGGTTAGTTTGTCGAAATCCCCGCTGATCGAGTAGAGGAACGGGACGGTTACTCTGTCCTGGAAGCGGATAGTCATAAACGAGAACGGCCGCCATGTCAACTCAAGCGCGAAATCCACCCCGGTCTGGGAGTACCCGAGATCCAGCGCCGGGAAATAAAACACCAGTAAAAATGGGTCTTTCGCGGCGAATGTCCCGAACGATTGGGAGATGCCCGCGAATACCCCGAACGAAAGATTCGGGAGTATCGGCATATGATAGAACGCGGTCGCCGATATCTGGTAAAGATCGAGGGTAAGCACGGAACTGAATTCGCCGTAGATACCCGTCAACGATAGATGGATACCGACCGGAAAATATCCGGGGAAACGTACCGAAACAGTATATCCGCCCATCAGCGACATATCGCTTTCGATAGCGCTCGATACGGTAGGGCCTGCCCCTATCGCGACAGACGGCCCGATATCGGCGGGTATAGTTTGCGGGGGGTTCGACGTATTATTCTGCATTTCCGCCGTATCCGGCTTCTCGCCCTTGGAAAGTTTGGATATCCGTTTAGCGAGCACCGCCATAATATCGATCAATCCGTTTTTGTTTTGACTGACTACCTTATCGGCGTAATCGATAACCGCCGTCGTAGCGTCGATTCCCTTGATACTGATGACATACTTGCCGTCCCAGTACGATACTGTCCCGGTGATCACCTTCGATGCGCCGAGGATTTGCCCGATTTTCGCCGCGTCGGAGTCGGAGACCATCCCGGAGACGGACATTTTCTGCTCGGCGATAATTTTATCGAGCTGGGAACGTTCGACAACGGTAAATTCGTTCAGGTTGACCAGTTCGGTCTGAAGCCATTCCGTCAGCGCGTCCGTGTCGATTTCGTATTCCGACGTATTCTTTAACTGCATGACCGCTATTTTAGTTTTTTCCTGCCCGTATAACCCCGCGGCGAAAAGAAGGGATATTAAGACGGCAAGGGTTAAAATCTTTCTCATGGTACACTCCTTATAGTATGGAATAATGTAACATACGATGCGTATTTCCGCAAGTATAAACAGAAGTTACAGGCTTTTTAGGATAATTTCCATGAACGGGGTGGATTCGTGATAGAGCGCGGCGAGGTTGCGGATTTCCCGAAGGTCCTGATCGAGCAGGCGATGCAGTTCCTCGAGGTTCCTGACGCTGCGTTCGTCGCGCGTCTTGCGGATGAAAAACAGGGCGTATTCCCCGTCGGGGATATGCCCGTCGAAATCGAGGAGATAGGTCTCGAGACGCAGGTCGTGCGCGTGCAGGGACGGGCGCGTCCCGATATAGGTCATCGACGGATACAGGCGGCCGTCGAGGTACAGCAGGGTAAAATAGACGCCGATCGCGGGGAGCACCTGCTCGTTGATGGCGAGGTTGAGGGTGGGGAAGCCGATCGTCCGGCCGATACGGTCGCCGTGTATCTTACGGGAGTGGATCATATACGGCCGCCCGAGGAGTTCCGCCGCCTCGTCGACACGCCCCCCCATCACGAGGTCGCGGATGACGGTCGAATGGATGGCGGTATCGTTGATCTCCTGCCGGTCGAATACGCGAAGCGTGAACCCCCGCTTTCTCGCCTCCGCCCGCAGGAAATCGTTATCCCCGGTGTTGCCCTTGCCGAAACGGAAATTATACCCCACATAGAGGGTCATATTTCCGAAGCTCCGGCAGAGGAGGTCGAGGAATTCGTCCGACGGGATACCCGAAACTTCGCGGAAATTCATGGAGAGGCAGTACTCGAAGCCGCAGTTCTCGAGGATGCGGAATTTGAGCTCCGGCGGGATGAGGTATCCCTTGAAACGGTCGGGCGCGATGAACTTGATGACCGATTCGCCGAACGTGATGACGACCCGTTTCGAGCCGGGAACCGCCCGCGAATCGGCGAGGAGGCTTTCGATCAGTTTGCGGTGGCCGAGATGGAACCCGTCGAAGTTGCCGATAGTGACGAACGCGTGATCGAGCGTCGGGAGCTCATAGGGAGATTCGATAATCTTCATAATCCCGCCCTCTTGTTGATAATCCCGAGCGCGCCGTGCAGGTCGCTGACAACTGCGTCCGCGAACGAGAAATCCTGCCCGCGCGTGTGGTCGTTCGGTACCGCGATAGTGAAACATCCCGCGTTTTTGCCCGCGCGCGCGCCGTTGGAGGAATCCTCCAGTACGACGCATTCTGCGGGGGTAAGCCCCATTTTCGCGCAGACGGTCAGGTAGATTTCAGGGTCGGGCTTGCCGTTCGCAATATCGTCGGACGGCTGGAGAATATCGAAATACCCGCGGATATCGAGCGCGTCGACCACATGGCGCATAAACGTCCCGATAGACCCGGTGGCTATCGCCATTTTATATTTATGGTGAAGTTCTTTCAGTATATTAAAAAGCCCGGGCATCGGCTGAAGGTCGACCCGGATACGCGCGTCCATCATATCGTAGACCCGCGTCTGGAATTCCATCGCCGTGATGGGAAGCCCTACCTCGTCGATAAATATTTCACTCGCGGCGTCGGACTTCCGTCCCATCATCTTCCATAACGTGCTGTCCCGCACCGTTTTCCCGTACTCCGCCGCGATCTCGCGCTGCACGTCGAAATACAGCCGCTCGCTGTCGATCATCAGCCCGTCCATATCGAATATCACGCCGCGTATCATCGATGAATCTCCCATTTGATCAGCTTCCCAGAGAGGAAGTACGCCCCGCCGAACAGCGCGGTCATCCCGAAAGCGAGCCCGATTGCGGGGACTACGCCGATCCCGGTGCGGTAGACGAATTGATAGATCGGATATACCGCCCCG of the Brevinematales bacterium genome contains:
- the ilvB gene encoding biosynthetic-type acetolactate synthase large subunit is translated as MELTGSKILMESLKKEGVKVIFGYPGGQVIPIFDALYDEKTLELIHVRHEQGAAHAADGYSRATGDVGVCLATSGPGATNLVTGIATAYMDSIPMVAITGQVPTSMIGSDAFQEADITGITRPITKHNFLVKDIRDLAATIKKAFYIARTGRPGPVLVDIPKDVQTAKANFVYPETVEMRTYKPKVKVHLGQIKKALALIEESQRPIIYFGGGVILGGASKELTEFVKKSGIPVTATLTGLGGYPADYSDPQYLGMLGMHGTVYANLSISHSDLIIAIGSRFDDRVTGKLSEFAPNAKIIHVDIDPTSISKNVIVDIPIVGDVKEVLSEFNKLIKPAKISQWIEQVAEWKNKNPLGYQKVENVIKPQDVIEQLSKMTKGDLIISTEVGQNQMWAAQFYEFKKTRTLLTSGGLGTMGYGLPAAIGAQAAFRDKLVIDIAGDGSIQMNIQELGTAISHDLNVKVVILNNSYLGMVRQWQELFYNRRYSGVLMEKHKHNESKGEYFPDFVKVAEAYGCWGKRITKPSEIPGALKEMIDYDGPAVLDVVIEKEENVLPMVPAGASLTQMIGGMA
- a CDS encoding bifunctional riboflavin kinase/FMN adenylyltransferase; amino-acid sequence: MKIIESPYELPTLDHAFVTIGNFDGFHLGHRKLIESLLADSRAVPGSKRVVITFGESVIKFIAPDRFKGYLIPPELKFRILENCGFEYCLSMNFREVSGIPSDEFLDLLCRSFGNMTLYVGYNFRFGKGNTGDNDFLRAEARKRGFTLRVFDRQEINDTAIHSTVIRDLVMGGRVDEAAELLGRPYMIHSRKIHGDRIGRTIGFPTLNLAINEQVLPAIGVYFTLLYLDGRLYPSMTYIGTRPSLHAHDLRLETYLLDFDGHIPDGEYALFFIRKTRDERSVRNLEELHRLLDQDLREIRNLAALYHESTPFMEIILKSL
- a CDS encoding HAD family phosphatase, giving the protein MIRGVIFDMDGLMIDSERLYFDVQREIAAEYGKTVRDSTLWKMMGRKSDAASEIFIDEVGLPITAMEFQTRVYDMMDARIRVDLQPMPGLFNILKELHHKYKMAIATGSIGTFMRHVVDALDIRGYFDILQPSDDIANGKPDPEIYLTVCAKMGLTPAECVVLEDSSNGARAGKNAGCFTIAVPNDHTRGQDFSFADAVVSDLHGALGIINKRAGL